From the genome of Vigna angularis cultivar LongXiaoDou No.4 chromosome 11, ASM1680809v1, whole genome shotgun sequence, one region includes:
- the LOC108334274 gene encoding autophagy-related protein 18f isoform X1 — translation MIEGEFGESLIFVLWLGSILVYLVMGMRNDAQKQQLLHQGNGGGKTSGFIPSSFRALSSYLRIVSSGASTVARSAASVVASSVVDRDDVPDHDKVIWAGFDELEGEGEVIQQVLLLGYRSGFQVWHVDESNNVRDLVSRLDGPVSFMQMVPNPIASKRSEDNYANSRQLLVVCTDGFFVGGSNVQDGLATPNNGSTLNSHEQMNGNYLPTTVRFYSMKSQSYVHVLKFRSVVYSVRCSSRVVAISQSTQIHCFEATTLIRAYILLTNPIVMSVPGSGGIGYGPLAVGPRWLAYSGSPVAVSNSGHVSGQHLMPSASVSGFSSNGSLLAHYAKESSKHIATGIVSLGDMGYKKLSRYCSDTNGSLQSVNSVSKGTGTINGHSTDADNIGMVIVKDIVSRNVIAQFRAHKSPISALSFDPSGTILVTASIQGHNINVFKIMPVQDNFSASDTGPSYVHLYKLQRGFTNAVIQDISFSDDSKWIMISSSRGTSHLFAINPQGGHVNIQSYDDSFTIRNSGLGSTANHPQGWSHGSAMQKPKQKSLVVAGPPITLSVVSRIRNGANGWRGSVTGAAAAATGRKTHLSGAVASSFRKFKSSEMNYSKYHLLVFSPTGSMIQYALQMLSSQDSGVGSVLAPAYESLPQDDARLVVEAIQKWNICQSHSRREREDNIDIYGENGIADANKIYPEEVGEEYTISPKVWNGAMKVNPSLEGKSHLYISEAELQMHQAQTSLWAKPEIYFHSMLQEPNLMGEEAASSGEFEIERIPTCVVEARSKDLVPIFDYFQTPKLQQARTSMDSKKDDQLSHYSLQSSGNGRISSRSDDGDVSELRNGIEGTELDNHVVASETVSFVNNNDTFKPNTQHEIVNNRREHLDTEAQLMFVNSDRKLENEESF, via the exons ATGATTGAGGGTGAATTTGGGGAATCATTGATTTTTGTGTTGTGGTTAGGATCTATTTTGGTGTATTTGGTGATGGGGATGAGGAATGATGCACAGAAGCAACAGCTTCTTCATCAGGGTAATGGTGGTGGCAAAACCAGCGGCTTCATTCCTAGTTCTTTTCGTGCTCTTTCTAGCTACCTCAGGATTGTTTCCTCTGGTGCTTCCACAGTTGCACGTTCTGCTGCATCTGTTGTAGCTTCATCCGTTGTGGACAGAGATGACGTTCCCGACCATGATAAG GTTATTTGGGCTGGGTTTGACGAGTTAGAGGGTGAGGGTGAAGTTATTCAGCAAGTACTTCTTCTAGGCTATCGATCTGGCTTCCAGGTTTGGCATGTCGATGAATCAAATAATGTCCGTGACCTTGTATCCAGACTTGATGGTCCTGTTTCTTTTATGCAAATGGTACCTAATCCAATTGCATCAAAGAGATCTGAAGACAACTATGCAAACAGTCGGCAGCTGTTGGTTGTTTGTACTGATGGATTCTTTGTAGGAGGTAGCAATGTTCAGGATGGGTTGGCCACCCCTAATAATGGAAGCACTTTAAACTCACATGAACAAATGAATGGAAACTATTTGCCGACTACTGTTAGGTTTTATTCTATGAAATCTCAATCATATGTTCATGTGCTGAAGTTTAGATCAGTTGTTTATTCTGTGAGGTGCAGTTCTCGAGTAGTTGCTATCTCTCAGTCCACTCAG ATTCACTGTTTTGAAGCTACCACATTAATAAGGGCGTATATTTTACTTACCAATCCTATAGTCATGAGTGTCCCTGGTTCTGGAGGCATAGGTTATGGTCCTCTTGCGGTGGGACCAAGATGGTTGGCATATAGCGGAAGTCCAGTTGCTGTTTCCAATTCAGGACATGTCAGCGGACAACATTTGATGCCTTCTGCAAGTGTTTCTGGTTTTTCTTCTAATGGCAGTTTGCTTGCTCATTATGCCAAAGAGTCCAGCAAGCATATTGCTACTGGTATTGTATCCCTCGGAGACATGGGGTATAAGAAACTTTCCAGatactgctctgataccaatggTTCATTACAATCTGTAAATTCTGTCTCTAAGGGCACCGGAACCATTAATGGCCATTCAACGGATGCAGATAACATTGGGATG GTTATTGTTAAAGATATTGTCTCCAGAAACGTTATTGCTCAATTCCGGGCCCACAAGAGTCCTATTTCAGCATTAAGCTTTGATCCTAGTGGCACCATTTTAGTGACAGCTTCCATTCAGGGTCATAACATAAATGTTTTTAAGATCATGCCTGTACAGGACAATTTTTCTGCTTCTGATACTGGCCCCTCTTATGTTCATTTGTACAAGCTGCAACGTGGCTTTACAAATGCG GTTATTCAAGATATCAGTTTCAGTGATGACAGCAAGTGGATTATGATCAGTTCCTCTAGGGGCACTAGCCATCTATTTGCCATAAATCCTCAAGGAGGACATGTAAATATTCAGTCCTATGATGATAGTTTTACTATAAGAAATAGTGGATTAGGCTCTACAGCTAATCACCCCCAGGGATGGTCTCATGGTTCTGCCATGCAAAAGCCTAAACAAAAGAGTTTGGTTGTGGCCGGCCCACCAATCACTCTTTCCGTGGTAAGCCGGATCAGGAATGGAGCCAATGGCTGGAGGGGCAGTGTAACTggtgctgctgctgctgcaacTGGTAGGAAAACTCACCTTTCTGGGGCTGTAGCTTCATCTTTTCGGAAGTTTAAAAGTTCTGAAATGAACTATTCAAAGTATCACCTGCTGGTCTTTTCACCAACTGGTTCTATGATACAATATGCTCTGCAAATGTTAAGCAGTCAAGATTCAGGTGTTGGCTCTGTGTTGGCTCCTGCATATGAATCCCTTCCACAGGATGATGCAAGATTAGTAGTTGAGGCTATCCAAAAATGGAATATATGTCAGAGTCATAGTCGAAGAGAGCGAGAAGATAACATAGATATATATGGCGAGAATGGAATTGCAGATGCCAATAAAATATATCCGGAGGAAGTGGGGGAGGAGTACACCATTAGCCCGAAAGTCTGGAATGGAGCTATGAAAGTAAATCCTTCTCTTGAGGGGAAGAGTCATTTGTATATTTCAGAAGCTGAACTTCAAATGCATCAAGCTCAGACTTCATTATGGGCAAAACCAGAG ATATATTTTCATTCAATGTTGCAAGAGCCTAACTTAATGGGTGAAGAAGCTGCTTCGAGTGGCGAATTTGAGATTGAAAGGATTCCTACATGCGTAGTTGAAGCTAGATCAAAAGACTTGGTTCCGATTTTTGACTATTTTCAGACTCCAAAGTTGCAGCAAGCAAG GACTTCTATGGATAGCAAAAAAGATGACCAACTGTCACATTACAGTTTGCAGTCATCTGGAAATGGCAGGATTTCTTCTAGGAGTGATGATGGTGATGTTTCTGAGTTAAGAAATGGGATTGAAGGAACTGAATTGGATAATCATGTGGTGGCTTCTGAAACTGTGAGCTTTGTAAATAACAATGACACCTTTAAACCAAATACTCAGCATGAGATTGTAAATAATAGAAGGGAGCACTTAGACACCGAGGCTCAACTCATGTTTGTAAATAGTGACAGAAAGCTTGAAAATGAAGAAtcattttga
- the LOC108334274 gene encoding autophagy-related protein 18f isoform X2 has protein sequence MIEGEFGESLIFVLWLGSILVYLVMGMRNDAQKQQLLHQGNGGGKTSGFIPSSFRALSSYLRIVSSGASTVARSAASVVASSVVDRDDVPDHDKVIWAGFDELEGEGEVIQQVLLLGYRSGFQVWHVDESNNVRDLVSRLDGPVSFMQMVPNPIASKRSEDNYANSRQLLVVCTDGFFVGGSNVQDGLATPNNGSTLNSHEQMNGNYLPTTVRFYSMKSQSYVHVLKFRSVVYSVRCSSRVVAISQSTQIHCFEATTLIRAYILLTNPIVMSVPGSGGIGYGPLAVGPRWLAYSGSPVAVSNSGHVSGQHLMPSASVSGFSSNGSLLAHYAKESSKHIATGIVSLGDMGYKKLSRYCSDTNGSLQSVNSVSKGTGTINGHSTDADNIGMVIVKDIVSRNVIAQFRAHKSPISALSFDPSGTILVTASIQGHNINVFKIMPVQDNFSASDTGPSYVHLYKLQRGFTNAVIQDISFSDDSKWIMISSSRGTSHLFAINPQGGHVNIQSYDDSFTIRNSGLGSTANHPQGWSHGSAMQKPKQKSLVVAGPPITLSVVSRIRNGANGWRGSVTGAAAAATGRKTHLSGAVASSFRKFKSSEMNYSKYHLLVFSPTGSMIQYALQMLSSQDSGVGSVLAPAYESLPQDDARLVVEAIQKWNICQSHSRREREDNIDIYGENGIADANKIYPEEVGEEYTISPKVWNGAMKVNPSLEGKSHLYISEAELQMHQAQTSLWAKPESLT, from the exons ATGATTGAGGGTGAATTTGGGGAATCATTGATTTTTGTGTTGTGGTTAGGATCTATTTTGGTGTATTTGGTGATGGGGATGAGGAATGATGCACAGAAGCAACAGCTTCTTCATCAGGGTAATGGTGGTGGCAAAACCAGCGGCTTCATTCCTAGTTCTTTTCGTGCTCTTTCTAGCTACCTCAGGATTGTTTCCTCTGGTGCTTCCACAGTTGCACGTTCTGCTGCATCTGTTGTAGCTTCATCCGTTGTGGACAGAGATGACGTTCCCGACCATGATAAG GTTATTTGGGCTGGGTTTGACGAGTTAGAGGGTGAGGGTGAAGTTATTCAGCAAGTACTTCTTCTAGGCTATCGATCTGGCTTCCAGGTTTGGCATGTCGATGAATCAAATAATGTCCGTGACCTTGTATCCAGACTTGATGGTCCTGTTTCTTTTATGCAAATGGTACCTAATCCAATTGCATCAAAGAGATCTGAAGACAACTATGCAAACAGTCGGCAGCTGTTGGTTGTTTGTACTGATGGATTCTTTGTAGGAGGTAGCAATGTTCAGGATGGGTTGGCCACCCCTAATAATGGAAGCACTTTAAACTCACATGAACAAATGAATGGAAACTATTTGCCGACTACTGTTAGGTTTTATTCTATGAAATCTCAATCATATGTTCATGTGCTGAAGTTTAGATCAGTTGTTTATTCTGTGAGGTGCAGTTCTCGAGTAGTTGCTATCTCTCAGTCCACTCAG ATTCACTGTTTTGAAGCTACCACATTAATAAGGGCGTATATTTTACTTACCAATCCTATAGTCATGAGTGTCCCTGGTTCTGGAGGCATAGGTTATGGTCCTCTTGCGGTGGGACCAAGATGGTTGGCATATAGCGGAAGTCCAGTTGCTGTTTCCAATTCAGGACATGTCAGCGGACAACATTTGATGCCTTCTGCAAGTGTTTCTGGTTTTTCTTCTAATGGCAGTTTGCTTGCTCATTATGCCAAAGAGTCCAGCAAGCATATTGCTACTGGTATTGTATCCCTCGGAGACATGGGGTATAAGAAACTTTCCAGatactgctctgataccaatggTTCATTACAATCTGTAAATTCTGTCTCTAAGGGCACCGGAACCATTAATGGCCATTCAACGGATGCAGATAACATTGGGATG GTTATTGTTAAAGATATTGTCTCCAGAAACGTTATTGCTCAATTCCGGGCCCACAAGAGTCCTATTTCAGCATTAAGCTTTGATCCTAGTGGCACCATTTTAGTGACAGCTTCCATTCAGGGTCATAACATAAATGTTTTTAAGATCATGCCTGTACAGGACAATTTTTCTGCTTCTGATACTGGCCCCTCTTATGTTCATTTGTACAAGCTGCAACGTGGCTTTACAAATGCG GTTATTCAAGATATCAGTTTCAGTGATGACAGCAAGTGGATTATGATCAGTTCCTCTAGGGGCACTAGCCATCTATTTGCCATAAATCCTCAAGGAGGACATGTAAATATTCAGTCCTATGATGATAGTTTTACTATAAGAAATAGTGGATTAGGCTCTACAGCTAATCACCCCCAGGGATGGTCTCATGGTTCTGCCATGCAAAAGCCTAAACAAAAGAGTTTGGTTGTGGCCGGCCCACCAATCACTCTTTCCGTGGTAAGCCGGATCAGGAATGGAGCCAATGGCTGGAGGGGCAGTGTAACTggtgctgctgctgctgcaacTGGTAGGAAAACTCACCTTTCTGGGGCTGTAGCTTCATCTTTTCGGAAGTTTAAAAGTTCTGAAATGAACTATTCAAAGTATCACCTGCTGGTCTTTTCACCAACTGGTTCTATGATACAATATGCTCTGCAAATGTTAAGCAGTCAAGATTCAGGTGTTGGCTCTGTGTTGGCTCCTGCATATGAATCCCTTCCACAGGATGATGCAAGATTAGTAGTTGAGGCTATCCAAAAATGGAATATATGTCAGAGTCATAGTCGAAGAGAGCGAGAAGATAACATAGATATATATGGCGAGAATGGAATTGCAGATGCCAATAAAATATATCCGGAGGAAGTGGGGGAGGAGTACACCATTAGCCCGAAAGTCTGGAATGGAGCTATGAAAGTAAATCCTTCTCTTGAGGGGAAGAGTCATTTGTATATTTCAGAAGCTGAACTTCAAATGCATCAAGCTCAGACTTCATTATGGGCAAAACCAGAG AGCCTAACTTAA